In the Kribbella sp. NBC_00482 genome, one interval contains:
- a CDS encoding helix-turn-helix transcriptional regulator, whose amino-acid sequence MPGEAAFVGRDEQRELMGRRLADVRDGHARTVLVGGDAGVGKSRLVALFAESARAGGAHVLSGACEEHFGDPMPYGPLLELLETFGRERGSKRARAIGGPAYQRLIDFFDLGVDSMKSPQQVFLAVRRMLDDLGADAPVVLIIEDLHWADPSTLDLVRHLGQAGQEDRRLMLVCTYRTREVSRDNPLWQLMAGTAFQRRTERIELPAFTLKELSQFLDSVNGGRCEPELVERCFEWSDGIAFYAEQLIATGALENQEDTRLPADMESVVLARLTGLDTDALNVLRVAAVAGRAMSRRLLRTVSDLPADALHKAVQECFDRQMLIAGHNEDVYRFRHALLREAVYQTTVRDTQVDLHIAMAEALASDARLSLTEGSATAEQASHWFQAGVRPKALAFAVLAGQLAARTLAFPSAEVQFGRALQLWQQVDDPEAVAGIGRVRLLIEAADAARWSGHVGLAIKYIGQAVSEAPDGYPADGLGELQERLATYLWEAGEIGDSTNAFDEAARLLEGQPSSAMKARVLAGVGLARLRAGRYAEGRTEADKALAMAVEVGARAEEGRALNISGLALEMLDEPGGAERLRQAVDIAHSVHHIEDLFRAYGNLGLVLEHAGRLREAAEVTKRGLEEARTLDLANTRQGTILANNSSVALVLLGEWDDAERIITEVSLDRPVAESLYPRLTLAEIKVARGEYDQARELLASIAAVEPGEDPRFIGPLHTVRAELALGEGDLLRAVDEVKRGVEVVRGSENAVELLRLCAVGLRSAADQATRRGANDADRAAAVRTGDWLAHEGWDAHPVPSGAETEQLVRLCKAERQRIRRAGTAALWSEVATGWAELDRPYAVAYARFRQAAATDDRTAARAILRHVHRVAVELRADPLRVMVTALAKRIGLDVDRAPRIERPYNLTDAEFETLRLLADGNDATAIAAARTVSQRTVETQLGSIYRKLGVRGAGEAVARTHNEALLR is encoded by the coding sequence TTGCCGGGGGAAGCGGCGTTCGTCGGTCGGGACGAGCAACGGGAGTTGATGGGGCGGCGGCTCGCCGATGTACGAGACGGTCATGCCCGGACCGTGCTGGTGGGTGGTGACGCCGGAGTCGGCAAGAGCCGGCTGGTCGCGCTGTTCGCCGAGTCGGCGCGCGCCGGTGGTGCCCATGTGCTCTCCGGAGCTTGCGAGGAGCACTTCGGTGATCCGATGCCGTACGGTCCGTTGCTGGAGTTGCTGGAGACGTTCGGACGGGAACGCGGCAGCAAGCGGGCCCGCGCGATCGGCGGACCGGCCTACCAGCGGCTGATCGACTTCTTCGACCTGGGCGTCGACTCGATGAAGAGTCCCCAACAGGTCTTCCTCGCCGTACGCCGGATGCTGGACGACCTCGGTGCGGACGCGCCGGTTGTGCTGATCATCGAGGATCTGCACTGGGCGGATCCGTCGACGCTCGACCTTGTGCGGCACCTCGGCCAGGCCGGCCAGGAGGACCGTCGGTTGATGCTCGTCTGCACCTATCGCACCCGCGAGGTGAGCCGTGACAACCCGTTGTGGCAGTTGATGGCCGGGACGGCGTTCCAGCGGCGGACCGAGCGCATCGAACTGCCCGCCTTTACTCTGAAGGAACTGAGCCAGTTCCTCGACTCGGTGAACGGCGGCCGGTGCGAACCGGAACTCGTCGAGCGCTGCTTCGAGTGGTCCGACGGAATCGCCTTCTACGCGGAGCAATTGATCGCCACCGGCGCGCTGGAGAACCAGGAGGACACTCGGCTTCCCGCCGACATGGAGTCGGTGGTGCTCGCTCGACTCACAGGTCTGGACACCGACGCGCTGAATGTACTGCGAGTGGCGGCCGTCGCAGGTCGTGCGATGAGTCGGCGGTTGCTGCGTACGGTCAGCGACCTGCCCGCGGATGCGTTGCACAAGGCGGTGCAGGAGTGCTTCGACCGCCAGATGCTCATCGCCGGACACAACGAGGACGTCTACCGGTTCCGGCACGCGTTGTTGCGCGAGGCGGTGTACCAGACGACGGTGCGCGACACGCAGGTCGATCTGCATATCGCAATGGCGGAGGCGCTGGCGTCCGACGCGCGACTGAGTCTCACCGAGGGCTCGGCGACCGCCGAGCAAGCCAGCCACTGGTTCCAGGCAGGCGTCCGGCCGAAGGCGCTCGCGTTCGCCGTGCTGGCTGGGCAGCTCGCCGCGCGTACCTTGGCGTTTCCGTCCGCGGAGGTGCAGTTCGGCCGGGCCTTGCAGTTGTGGCAGCAGGTCGATGATCCCGAGGCGGTGGCCGGCATCGGACGTGTCCGGTTGCTGATCGAGGCCGCTGACGCCGCGCGCTGGTCGGGGCACGTTGGTCTAGCCATCAAGTACATCGGGCAGGCAGTCTCGGAAGCGCCGGACGGCTACCCGGCGGATGGGCTCGGCGAGCTGCAGGAGAGACTTGCCACGTACCTCTGGGAAGCCGGTGAGATCGGCGATTCCACGAACGCCTTCGACGAGGCCGCGAGGCTGCTGGAGGGGCAGCCGTCCTCCGCGATGAAGGCACGTGTCCTCGCCGGGGTCGGGCTCGCCCGGCTGCGGGCCGGTCGCTACGCGGAAGGCCGTACGGAGGCCGACAAGGCGCTGGCGATGGCAGTCGAAGTCGGAGCGCGGGCCGAGGAAGGTCGCGCGCTGAACATCTCCGGCCTCGCATTGGAAATGCTCGACGAGCCGGGCGGCGCAGAGCGGCTCCGGCAGGCAGTCGACATCGCGCATTCGGTGCACCACATCGAGGATCTGTTCCGGGCGTACGGCAATCTCGGGCTCGTGCTCGAGCACGCCGGCCGTCTGCGGGAAGCGGCCGAGGTGACGAAACGCGGACTCGAGGAGGCACGGACCCTCGACCTCGCGAACACCAGACAGGGCACGATCCTGGCGAACAACAGCAGCGTCGCGCTCGTACTGCTGGGGGAGTGGGACGATGCCGAGCGCATCATCACCGAGGTGTCGCTGGATCGGCCGGTCGCCGAGAGCCTCTATCCGCGCCTCACCCTCGCCGAGATCAAGGTGGCGCGTGGCGAGTACGACCAGGCGCGCGAGCTGCTCGCGTCGATCGCCGCCGTCGAGCCCGGCGAGGATCCGCGCTTCATCGGGCCGCTGCACACCGTCCGAGCCGAGTTGGCGCTCGGTGAAGGTGACCTGCTCCGCGCGGTGGACGAGGTGAAGCGTGGCGTCGAGGTTGTCCGAGGCAGCGAGAACGCCGTGGAGTTGCTGCGACTGTGTGCGGTGGGTCTCCGCAGCGCGGCAGACCAGGCCACTCGGCGGGGTGCGAACGATGCCGATCGGGCCGCGGCGGTGCGTACCGGCGACTGGCTCGCTCACGAGGGCTGGGATGCCCACCCGGTCCCGTCAGGGGCTGAGACGGAACAGCTCGTACGGCTGTGCAAGGCCGAGCGACAGCGCATCCGGCGCGCCGGCACCGCCGCGTTATGGAGCGAGGTCGCGACCGGATGGGCGGAGCTGGATCGTCCGTACGCCGTCGCGTACGCCCGATTCCGTCAGGCAGCCGCGACTGATGACCGGACGGCGGCGCGCGCGATCCTCCGTCACGTACATCGCGTGGCTGTGGAACTCCGCGCCGACCCGTTGCGGGTCATGGTGACCGCATTGGCCAAGCGCATCGGACTCGACGTGGATCGGGCGCCGCGGATCGAGCGACCGTACAACCTCACCGACGCGGAGTTCGAGACCTTGCGCTTGCTCGCCGACGGTAACGACGCCACGGCGATCGCCGCTGCGCGCACCGTGTCCCAGCGAACCGTTGAGACACAGCTCGGATCGATCTATCGAAAGCTGGGCGTCCGCGGGGCCGGTGAGGCGGTGGCGCGGACGCACAACGAAGCCTTGCTGCGCTGA
- a CDS encoding SDR family oxidoreductase yields the protein MGQVVVVTGASGGIGRASAVAFARRGDKVALLARGESGLEGAVRDVTAAGGTGLPIPVDVADHEQVEAAADRVEKELGPIDVWVNVAFASVFAPFLEIEPSEFKRTTEVTYLGYVHGTRAALRRMKPRDHGTIVQVGSALAYRGIPLQSAYCGAKHATQGFHDSLRCELLHDRSNVHVTMVQMPAVNTPQFSWVLSRLPKHPQPVPPIFQPEVAADAVVYAADHPRRREYWVGAPTVATLIANKFAAGLLDRYLARTGYKAQQTDQPAEKAANLWQPADQERDYGAHGAFDNRSTSRSFQTWASRHRGLIGALAAGATAAAVSLTRNQR from the coding sequence GTGGGACAGGTTGTTGTGGTGACCGGCGCCAGTGGCGGCATCGGCCGGGCGAGCGCGGTCGCCTTCGCCCGGCGCGGCGACAAGGTCGCGTTGCTGGCCCGCGGCGAGTCGGGACTCGAAGGCGCCGTACGCGATGTCACCGCCGCCGGCGGGACCGGGCTCCCGATCCCGGTCGACGTCGCCGACCACGAACAGGTCGAGGCCGCGGCCGATCGGGTGGAGAAGGAACTGGGGCCGATCGACGTCTGGGTGAACGTCGCCTTCGCGTCGGTGTTCGCGCCGTTCCTGGAGATCGAGCCCAGCGAGTTCAAGCGCACGACCGAGGTCACTTATCTCGGGTACGTGCACGGAACGCGGGCTGCGCTACGCCGGATGAAGCCGCGCGATCACGGCACGATCGTGCAGGTGGGGTCGGCGCTCGCGTACCGCGGGATCCCGCTGCAGTCGGCGTACTGCGGAGCGAAGCACGCGACGCAAGGTTTCCATGACTCGCTGCGATGCGAACTGCTGCACGACAGGTCCAACGTGCACGTGACCATGGTCCAGATGCCGGCCGTCAACACACCACAGTTCTCCTGGGTGCTGTCCCGGCTGCCGAAGCACCCGCAACCCGTGCCGCCGATCTTCCAGCCCGAAGTCGCCGCGGACGCTGTCGTCTACGCGGCCGACCATCCGCGCCGGCGCGAGTACTGGGTCGGCGCGCCGACCGTGGCCACGCTGATCGCGAACAAGTTCGCCGCCGGACTCCTGGACCGCTACCTGGCGCGGACCGGTTACAAGGCGCAGCAGACCGACCAGCCCGCCGAGAAGGCCGCGAACCTGTGGCAGCCCGCCGACCAAGAGCGCGACTACGGCGCGCACGGAGCGTTCGACAACCGGTCGACGTCGCGCAGCTTCCAGACCTGGGCCTCCAGGCACCGCGGACTGATCGGCGCACTCGCCGCCGGCGCCACGGCGGCAGCCGTCTCCTTGACCCGCAACCAGCGATAG
- a CDS encoding hemerythrin domain-containing protein produces the protein MPVDVVDLIMQDHREVERLFDELKDSPEKRPNLLPVLTTLLTAHSRAEEAEVYPVAAAEAGEKDEVSHSQQEHIEADQLLAKLAATDPTSAKFDSALQNLIDAVSHHVEEEETKVLPGMRSNLSDERRTELGEAFVASRKQHLGEQPGDITRDQLAQQATNADISGTSGLSKDELQQKLQSEAES, from the coding sequence ATGCCCGTCGATGTAGTCGACCTGATCATGCAGGACCACCGTGAGGTCGAGCGTTTGTTCGACGAGCTCAAGGACAGCCCGGAGAAGCGCCCGAACCTGCTACCGGTGCTGACCACCTTGCTGACCGCCCACAGCCGCGCAGAGGAAGCCGAGGTCTATCCGGTCGCCGCAGCGGAGGCCGGCGAGAAGGACGAGGTCTCGCACAGCCAGCAAGAACACATCGAAGCCGACCAGCTGCTCGCGAAACTCGCCGCGACTGATCCGACCTCGGCCAAGTTCGACTCCGCGCTGCAGAACCTGATCGACGCGGTGTCGCATCACGTCGAGGAGGAAGAGACCAAGGTCCTGCCCGGAATGCGCTCCAATCTGTCCGACGAGCGCCGTACCGAGCTCGGCGAAGCCTTCGTTGCCAGCCGCAAACAACACCTCGGCGAACAGCCCGGCGACATAACCCGGGACCAACTCGCCCAGCAGGCAACCAACGCGGATATCTCCGGAACGTCGGGGCTGAGCAAGGACGAGCTGCAGCAGAAACTGCAGAGCGAAGCGGAAAGCTGA
- a CDS encoding TetR/AcrR family transcriptional regulator, with translation MVRYTKEHKQETRQRIITTAGRRFKRDGIDGSGVATLMKDAGLTNGAFYAHFASKDDLVDTAITEQLHTLHTNIVEQAAPGLAGLEQIVRWYLSPDHRDNPVDGCPNAALLDEIARSGDTTRQAYTDGVLRVIDGLAARMTPEDPISARVKALSLLGLMAGTLQLSRALTDRKLSDDLLAQGLSNALALLDPKLRP, from the coding sequence ATGGTGCGGTACACGAAGGAACACAAGCAGGAAACGCGGCAGCGGATCATCACGACGGCCGGTCGGCGGTTCAAGCGCGACGGCATCGACGGCTCCGGCGTCGCGACGCTGATGAAGGACGCGGGCCTGACCAACGGCGCCTTCTACGCCCACTTCGCCTCCAAGGACGACCTCGTCGACACCGCGATCACCGAGCAGTTGCACACGCTGCACACGAACATCGTCGAGCAGGCCGCGCCCGGCCTGGCCGGCCTTGAACAGATCGTGCGCTGGTATCTGTCGCCCGACCACCGGGACAATCCCGTCGACGGCTGCCCCAACGCCGCCCTCCTGGACGAGATCGCGCGCAGCGGCGATACCACCAGGCAGGCGTACACCGACGGCGTGCTGCGCGTCATCGACGGCCTCGCCGCCCGCATGACGCCCGAGGACCCGATCTCGGCGCGCGTGAAGGCGCTCAGCCTCCTCGGTCTGATGGCCGGGACGCTGCAGCTCTCCCGAGCCCTGACGGACCGAAAGCTCTCCGACGACCTCCTCGCGCAGGGCCTCAGCAACGCCTTGGCCCTGCTGGACCCCAAGCTCCGACCATAA
- a CDS encoding oxidoreductase, with translation MTGTRPIAFVTGATSGIGKATAVALAAAGFEVVGTGRNTAHLTAPAGVTYLDLDVTSDESVASAVKQVIDRFGQIDVLVNNAGVGSTGAAEEFSITQTQDIFDINVYGVMRTTKAVLPHMRAQGSGRIINLSSLSGFVPSPFMTVYVATKYAVEGYSQSLDHEVREYGVRVLLVEPGPINTPFAGHSVEADTPMPLYAAGRRNYDELLEKNLSSGDDPAVVAKVIVAAVTDRNPKLRRTAGTTARTVNAVYRAAPPRIFDRVIRRFNRMPS, from the coding sequence ATGACAGGAACTCGCCCGATCGCGTTCGTGACAGGCGCCACCTCAGGCATCGGCAAGGCGACTGCGGTCGCGCTGGCTGCCGCGGGCTTCGAGGTGGTCGGAACCGGCCGCAACACCGCGCACCTCACCGCACCGGCTGGCGTGACCTACCTCGACCTGGACGTGACCAGCGACGAATCGGTCGCATCGGCGGTCAAGCAGGTGATCGACCGCTTCGGACAGATCGACGTACTGGTCAACAACGCCGGCGTCGGCTCAACCGGCGCAGCCGAGGAGTTCTCGATCACCCAGACGCAGGACATCTTCGACATCAACGTCTACGGCGTCATGCGGACGACCAAGGCGGTCCTGCCGCACATGCGCGCCCAAGGCAGCGGGCGCATCATCAATCTCTCCTCCCTCAGCGGGTTCGTCCCCAGCCCGTTCATGACCGTCTACGTCGCGACCAAGTACGCGGTCGAGGGCTACTCCCAGTCGCTGGACCACGAGGTCCGCGAGTACGGCGTACGGGTCCTGCTCGTCGAGCCCGGGCCGATCAACACCCCGTTCGCAGGCCACAGCGTGGAGGCCGACACCCCCATGCCGCTCTACGCCGCGGGACGGCGCAACTACGACGAACTGTTGGAGAAGAACCTCAGCAGCGGCGACGACCCCGCCGTCGTCGCCAAGGTGATCGTCGCGGCGGTCACCGACCGGAACCCGAAACTACGGCGCACCGCCGGTACGACCGCCCGGACCGTCAACGCGGTGTACCGCGCCGCCCCGCCCCGGATCTTCGACCGCGTCATCCGCAGATTCAACCGGATGCCGAGCTGA
- a CDS encoding CsbD family protein, with amino-acid sequence MDTGDKMKNAAESAKGKMKEKAGDATDDRDLQAEGQAEKTKADLKQAGEKVKDAFKD; translated from the coding sequence ATGGATACCGGAGACAAGATGAAGAACGCCGCGGAGTCGGCGAAGGGCAAGATGAAGGAGAAGGCCGGGGACGCGACCGACGATCGCGATCTGCAGGCCGAAGGCCAGGCGGAGAAGACGAAGGCCGATCTCAAGCAGGCCGGCGAGAAGGTCAAGGACGCGTTCAAGGACTGA
- a CDS encoding chorismate mutase gives MTDTDVPAELASLRSTIDNIDAAVVHLLAERFKCTQQVGALKARGGMPPADKAREERQITRLRSLATDAGLDPVFAEKFLNFVIAEVIHHHERIAEGR, from the coding sequence GTGACAGATACGGACGTCCCGGCTGAACTCGCCAGCCTGCGTAGCACGATCGACAACATCGACGCGGCGGTGGTGCACCTGCTTGCCGAGCGGTTCAAGTGCACCCAGCAGGTGGGTGCACTCAAGGCTCGTGGCGGTATGCCGCCGGCCGACAAGGCGCGGGAAGAGCGGCAGATCACCCGGCTTCGATCCCTGGCCACCGACGCCGGGCTGGACCCTGTGTTCGCGGAGAAGTTCCTCAACTTCGTCATCGCAGAGGTGATCCACCACCACGAACGGATCGCCGAAGGACGATGA
- a CDS encoding glycoside hydrolase family 16 protein — MRIRMGRLLAAVSLLAAAATMPAAAGAATVQEQAPNWQFIWGDTFDGTLDAQKWGALEGTTSPGTDLAYASFDVTTSSSNLVLTTEKRQYGSKPYTSGMVWTKGRFSFTYGKIEVVAKVPPMGTGIWPALWLQGNATYNWPGPGGNEIDFAEMWNTPYEVKHALHYADTPNGPDLGANQGCKYVSPVDLSAGYHTYGVIWEPGPTLTFTVDGQQTCQMSPQGNYFNTPMHIIMNTAVGASWIGHPDATVPFPQQFKIDSVRVYQDANLN; from the coding sequence ATGCGCATCAGAATGGGGCGGCTGCTGGCCGCAGTCTCACTGCTCGCGGCCGCCGCGACCATGCCGGCCGCGGCCGGCGCCGCCACAGTCCAGGAACAGGCCCCCAACTGGCAGTTCATCTGGGGTGACACCTTCGACGGCACGCTCGACGCGCAGAAGTGGGGCGCCCTCGAGGGCACCACCAGTCCGGGTACCGACCTGGCCTACGCGTCCTTCGACGTCACGACGAGCAGCAGCAATCTGGTACTGACGACCGAGAAGCGGCAGTACGGCTCCAAGCCCTACACCTCGGGCATGGTGTGGACGAAGGGCCGCTTCTCCTTCACCTACGGCAAGATCGAAGTGGTGGCGAAGGTGCCGCCGATGGGAACCGGCATCTGGCCCGCACTCTGGCTGCAGGGCAACGCGACCTACAACTGGCCGGGCCCGGGCGGCAACGAGATCGACTTCGCCGAGATGTGGAACACGCCGTACGAGGTGAAGCACGCCCTGCATTACGCGGACACCCCGAACGGCCCTGACCTCGGCGCCAACCAGGGCTGCAAGTACGTCAGCCCGGTCGACCTGTCCGCCGGCTACCACACGTACGGCGTCATCTGGGAGCCCGGGCCGACGCTGACGTTCACCGTCGACGGGCAGCAGACCTGCCAGATGAGCCCACAAGGCAACTACTTCAACACACCCATGCACATCATCATGAACACCGCGGTCGGCGCCTCCTGGATCGGCCATCCCGACGCGACCGTCCCGTTCCCCCAACAGTTCAAGATCGACTCGGTCCGCGTCTACCAGGACGCAAACCTCAACTGA
- a CDS encoding extracellular solute-binding protein, with translation MTQHPVLSRRDLLRGAGALSLAAAIAPLTAACGGGTADVSAANARLKLPTYVPFGGVKPDLAAGDNLLPGFYGYPADPVSAITGKPGAGAGKVDILVNTFSPVPPAVGSNSYWQALNDRVGAELAFNIVPDADYGTKLTTTLAGGDLPDLVMLQSWTPNLPAVLKAKFADLTPYLSGDAVKEYPFLAGIPEFSWRPMIANGGIYGLPTPRASIGNIMFARDDLIAERSLNPAPQNHQEFVALCEGLTDAKAGRWALGDTGVGGGGALAFTLAMAGAPNGWEVSGGKFTNAVETDAYPQALDAVAAMVKKGVFHPDTFSATFQQGRDWFGTGKIALKVDGYAAWDILLSTYQGIDVGAMIAPAFDGAGKGRQFTGSGSFAVTAVKKGDEARVKQLLAIANWMVAPFGTAEHLFRKFGVEGTDYTMTDGVPKPTKRGETDVKIPLQYLVDSPPVIGPGEKAVVDKQYAFHRKAATLLVEDPTVGLDSATRAAKGSALSKILNSAVSEIVRGNKPVTDWSGVVGNWRQSGGDTMRGEFEAAYSKQR, from the coding sequence GTGACCCAGCACCCGGTCCTGAGCCGTCGGGACCTCCTGCGTGGCGCGGGAGCGCTGTCGCTCGCCGCCGCGATCGCACCACTCACCGCGGCCTGCGGCGGCGGCACTGCTGACGTGAGTGCCGCCAACGCCCGGCTGAAGCTGCCGACGTACGTCCCGTTCGGCGGAGTCAAACCGGATCTTGCAGCCGGCGACAACCTGCTGCCCGGCTTCTACGGCTATCCGGCCGACCCGGTCTCGGCGATCACCGGAAAGCCCGGCGCGGGCGCGGGGAAGGTCGACATCCTGGTCAACACGTTCAGCCCGGTGCCGCCCGCCGTGGGCAGCAACAGTTACTGGCAGGCGCTCAACGACAGGGTCGGCGCCGAACTGGCGTTCAACATCGTGCCGGATGCCGACTACGGCACCAAGCTGACCACGACGCTGGCCGGGGGAGACCTGCCGGACCTGGTGATGCTGCAGAGCTGGACCCCGAACCTGCCCGCGGTCCTGAAGGCCAAGTTCGCGGATCTGACTCCGTACCTGTCGGGCGACGCGGTCAAGGAGTACCCGTTCCTGGCCGGCATCCCGGAGTTCTCCTGGCGGCCGATGATCGCGAACGGCGGGATCTACGGCCTGCCCACACCCCGGGCCAGCATCGGGAACATCATGTTCGCTCGCGACGATCTGATCGCGGAGCGGTCACTCAATCCGGCGCCGCAGAACCACCAGGAGTTCGTGGCCCTGTGCGAGGGCCTGACCGATGCCAAGGCCGGACGCTGGGCACTCGGCGATACCGGTGTCGGGGGCGGTGGCGCTCTGGCGTTCACGCTGGCGATGGCCGGCGCCCCGAACGGCTGGGAGGTGAGCGGAGGCAAGTTCACCAACGCCGTCGAGACGGACGCCTATCCCCAGGCACTCGACGCTGTCGCCGCGATGGTCAAGAAGGGGGTCTTCCACCCCGACACGTTCAGTGCGACCTTCCAGCAGGGCCGGGACTGGTTCGGCACCGGGAAGATCGCCCTGAAGGTCGACGGCTACGCGGCCTGGGACATCCTGCTCTCCACCTACCAGGGGATCGACGTCGGCGCGATGATCGCCCCGGCGTTCGACGGGGCCGGAAAGGGACGCCAGTTCACCGGGTCCGGCAGCTTCGCCGTCACCGCCGTCAAGAAGGGCGACGAGGCACGGGTCAAGCAGTTGCTGGCGATCGCGAACTGGATGGTCGCTCCCTTCGGTACCGCCGAGCATCTGTTCCGCAAGTTCGGTGTCGAGGGCACCGACTACACGATGACGGACGGCGTACCCAAGCCGACCAAGCGGGGCGAGACGGACGTCAAGATCCCTCTCCAGTATCTCGTCGACAGCCCGCCGGTCATCGGGCCCGGCGAGAAGGCAGTAGTCGACAAGCAGTACGCCTTCCACCGCAAGGCCGCGACGCTGCTGGTGGAGGATCCGACCGTCGGCCTGGACTCGGCCACCCGGGCAGCCAAGGGGTCCGCCCTGTCGAAGATCCTCAACAGCGCGGTGAGCGAGATCGTCCGCGGCAACAAGCCGGTGACCGACTGGTCCGGCGTCGTCGGCAACTGGCGCCAGTCCGGCGGCGACACGATGCGCGGCGAGTTCGAAGCGGCGTACTCGAAGCAGCGCTGA
- a CDS encoding LacI family DNA-binding transcriptional regulator: protein MNDAGGPRKRPTQADVARLAKVSPAVVSAVVNGRTGTGVRVGDSTAARVEQAIRQLGYVPNVAARNLAGGRSNIIGVFTYEALFPMDAMNFYHPFLTGVEEAAEDLDCHLLLFTGSHIDGRRRAIYKNGLNTLQLADGAVIVGQAEDRDELAAMLREGFPAVFIGRRELASIETSYAAADYSTATRQLVERISGFGHRRIARLHGGSSHESIIDRDTGFTAARDQLADRLDAADVFVTPNASAVTELVPRLVEQGYTCLIADDCERAGDACAAAEELGLSVPRDLSVAALSEFSLVPTVRDVTTVVTPGREMGVAAVRLLADILKNPSDRSPRRTVIECGIRDGETLAAPRG from the coding sequence ATGAACGATGCCGGAGGTCCGCGGAAGCGGCCGACCCAGGCCGATGTGGCCCGGCTGGCGAAGGTGTCCCCCGCTGTGGTCTCGGCGGTGGTCAACGGCCGCACCGGCACGGGCGTCCGGGTGGGCGACAGCACCGCGGCCCGGGTCGAGCAGGCGATCCGGCAGCTCGGCTATGTGCCGAACGTCGCCGCCCGCAACCTGGCCGGGGGGCGCAGCAACATCATCGGCGTGTTCACCTACGAGGCGCTGTTCCCGATGGACGCGATGAACTTCTACCACCCCTTCCTGACCGGGGTGGAGGAGGCCGCGGAGGACCTCGACTGCCATCTGCTGCTCTTCACCGGCTCGCACATCGACGGCCGGCGCCGGGCGATCTACAAGAACGGGCTCAACACCCTTCAGCTCGCCGACGGAGCGGTCATCGTCGGTCAGGCCGAGGACCGCGACGAGCTCGCCGCGATGCTCCGCGAGGGCTTCCCCGCGGTGTTCATCGGCCGCCGCGAGCTGGCCAGTATCGAGACTTCGTACGCCGCTGCCGACTACAGCACCGCCACCCGCCAGTTGGTCGAGCGGATCAGCGGGTTCGGACATCGCCGGATCGCGCGGCTGCACGGCGGTTCGAGCCACGAGTCGATCATCGACCGCGACACCGGCTTCACCGCTGCCCGTGATCAGCTCGCCGACCGGCTCGACGCAGCCGACGTGTTCGTCACGCCCAACGCCAGTGCCGTCACCGAGCTCGTCCCCCGACTGGTCGAGCAGGGCTATACCTGCCTCATCGCCGACGACTGCGAGCGAGCCGGCGACGCCTGTGCCGCCGCCGAGGAGCTAGGTCTGTCCGTGCCGCGCGACCTGTCCGTCGCGGCCCTCAGTGAGTTCTCCCTGGTGCCCACCGTCCGCGATGTCACCACCGTCGTCACCCCTGGCCGGGAGATGGGTGTCGCGGCGGTGCGGCTGCTGGCCGACATCCTCAAGAACCCCTCCGACCGATCGCCTCGCCGCACTGTCATCGAGTGCGGGATCCGCGACGGCGAAACCTTGGCCGCGCCCCGCGGCTGA